The Sporosarcina ureae genome includes a region encoding these proteins:
- a CDS encoding competence protein CoiA, whose amino-acid sequence MLTALTSGGKQVVLTRQLSLSNLREWRKNETFHCPQCKEQVLLKVGDIIIPHFAHLKQTTCRDSFSEGESPTHLLGKIQLYELFSQPYLQTEMEPYLPAIRQRPDLLVTWQNEQIPIEFQCSTIPIARILERNAGYHSVNMLPIWIVLTPPQVQDTLAFVLTYRLTQFHQHFIRHIHSSTKETLSIFLTYNPSKQQFHYLSHFIHLRGTTFTMCHSVMRIKHQTIPFAIPATPSTKDIEDLARHYQSARRKYLRSVIGYNQRGIHHRFLRACYEMRVQPIQLPAWIGVPTFGQAAFTESDCEWQLLLIAAIRQTRRTPFQFDRSILHSFVKTFEGDSSQQLEACQNYVDFLREQRIDIYRLDKFTGRDFVLEILSGRFLAMHAKN is encoded by the coding sequence TTGTTAACAGCTCTTACAAGTGGCGGGAAGCAAGTCGTGCTAACACGGCAGTTGTCCCTGTCCAACTTACGAGAGTGGCGTAAAAACGAAACCTTTCATTGTCCTCAATGCAAAGAACAAGTACTCCTGAAAGTCGGCGACATCATAATCCCACATTTTGCTCACTTGAAGCAAACCACCTGCCGAGACAGCTTTTCAGAAGGGGAGTCCCCAACCCATCTGCTCGGTAAAATCCAGCTCTATGAACTATTTTCACAACCTTACTTACAAACTGAAATGGAACCGTATCTGCCTGCTATTCGGCAACGTCCTGATCTGCTGGTCACATGGCAAAACGAGCAAATTCCTATCGAGTTTCAATGCAGCACAATCCCCATTGCACGTATTCTCGAGCGTAACGCAGGCTACCATAGCGTAAATATGCTCCCTATATGGATCGTACTAACACCTCCTCAAGTTCAAGACACGTTAGCATTTGTTCTTACCTATCGATTGACTCAATTCCACCAACACTTTATTCGCCACATTCATTCAAGTACGAAAGAAACATTATCAATTTTTTTAACATATAATCCGTCAAAGCAACAATTTCACTATCTCAGTCACTTCATTCACCTTCGTGGTACTACATTTACGATGTGTCACTCCGTTATGCGCATCAAACATCAAACGATTCCATTCGCTATTCCTGCGACTCCATCTACAAAAGATATAGAAGATCTCGCACGTCACTATCAATCTGCACGTCGAAAGTATCTCCGGTCGGTAATTGGGTATAATCAAAGAGGTATCCATCATCGCTTTTTGCGTGCGTGTTATGAAATGCGTGTGCAACCTATTCAATTACCCGCATGGATTGGTGTTCCGACATTTGGGCAAGCGGCATTTACAGAGTCAGATTGTGAATGGCAACTACTACTCATTGCGGCCATTCGCCAAACGAGGAGGACACCTTTCCAATTCGATCGCTCCATTCTTCATTCATTTGTCAAAACATTTGAAGGGGATTCGAGCCAACAATTGGAAGCATGTCAAAACTATGTGGATTTCTTGAGGGAGCAACGCATAGATATCTACCGATTGGATAAATTTACAGGAAGAGATTTTGTGCTGGAAATACTTTCAGGGCGATTTCTTGCAATGCATGCAAAGAATTGA
- the pepF gene encoding oligoendopeptidase F, with translation MTNENKVLTRDEVSEEETWRLEDIFSSDEEWDKEYSKIEEMAKEAEQYKGTLGNGARPLFEALTYRDKLAERLRRLYTYAHLKTDQDTTNSFYQAMDGRIRTLVVKISTALAYFTPELLSIDEKQLNETIDSHEGLRLYKQEFEELNAERAHVLSSEQEQLIAQLSEVTGKSSETFSMLNNADLAFGLVKDEDGNDVQLTHGRYSQFLESKDPKVREAAFKEMYSRYGEFKNTFASTLSGNVKGHNVNARIRNYSSARAAALSNNHIPEQVYENLLSTINKNLGLLHRYVALRKKVLNVDTLHMWDIYTPLVEDTEMKYTYEEAKETMLESFHPLGDDYRAVVKEGLDNRWVDVRENKGKRSGAYSSGSYGTNPYILLNWQDNVSNLFTLAHEFGHSVHSYYSRKYQPFIYSGYSIFVAEVASTVNEALLNDHLLKVTTDEDQRIYLLNYWLDGFRATVFRQTMFAEFEHLIHKLDQEGVPLTAEKLTEEYYALNKKYYGDAIVSDEEIGLEWARIPHFYMNYYVYQYATGYSAAVALSKQILEEGEPAVERYITNFLKAGSSDYPIEVLKKAGVDMTSDKPIEEACRVFEARLDELEHLLAKRG, from the coding sequence TTGACGAATGAAAACAAAGTATTGACGCGCGATGAAGTATCGGAAGAGGAAACGTGGCGCTTGGAAGATATATTTTCTTCTGATGAAGAATGGGATAAAGAATACAGCAAAATTGAAGAGATGGCTAAAGAAGCAGAACAGTATAAAGGGACACTTGGAAATGGCGCTCGTCCACTATTTGAAGCGTTAACATATCGTGATAAATTGGCGGAACGTCTACGAAGATTGTATACGTATGCCCATCTAAAAACAGATCAGGATACAACGAATAGTTTCTATCAGGCAATGGACGGGCGAATTAGAACGTTAGTTGTGAAAATATCTACAGCGTTAGCCTATTTCACGCCAGAACTACTTTCTATCGATGAAAAGCAATTGAATGAAACGATTGATTCACATGAAGGTTTGCGTTTATATAAACAGGAATTTGAAGAGTTGAATGCAGAGCGTGCGCACGTTTTGTCGTCAGAACAAGAGCAATTAATCGCGCAGTTGTCTGAAGTAACCGGAAAATCTTCTGAAACATTTAGTATGTTAAACAATGCGGATTTGGCTTTCGGTTTGGTCAAAGATGAAGATGGCAATGACGTTCAATTGACGCATGGTCGTTATTCACAATTCCTAGAGAGCAAGGATCCGAAAGTTCGCGAAGCAGCATTTAAAGAAATGTATTCAAGATATGGGGAGTTCAAAAATACATTTGCTTCGACGTTAAGCGGGAATGTAAAAGGGCATAATGTGAATGCTAGAATTAGAAATTATAGTTCTGCAAGAGCGGCAGCATTATCCAATAACCATATTCCGGAGCAAGTATATGAAAATCTATTGTCTACAATCAATAAAAATCTTGGTTTATTGCATCGCTATGTTGCATTGCGTAAAAAAGTATTGAATGTGGATACGCTTCATATGTGGGATATCTACACGCCACTAGTGGAAGATACCGAGATGAAATATACGTACGAGGAAGCAAAAGAAACTATGCTTGAAAGTTTCCATCCACTCGGTGATGATTATCGAGCTGTTGTAAAAGAAGGACTTGATAATCGCTGGGTGGATGTTCGTGAAAATAAAGGAAAACGTTCAGGCGCGTATTCCTCAGGTTCTTATGGAACAAACCCTTACATCCTATTGAACTGGCAAGACAACGTAAGCAATCTATTTACGTTAGCACATGAGTTCGGACATAGTGTACACAGTTATTATTCCCGTAAGTATCAGCCATTCATTTATAGCGGCTATTCAATATTTGTGGCGGAAGTAGCGTCAACTGTCAATGAGGCATTGCTAAATGATCACTTATTGAAGGTGACGACAGACGAAGATCAGCGAATCTACTTGTTGAACTACTGGCTAGATGGATTCCGTGCGACAGTGTTCCGTCAGACCATGTTTGCGGAATTCGAACACCTAATTCATAAGCTGGATCAAGAAGGTGTGCCGTTAACTGCTGAAAAATTAACAGAGGAATATTATGCTTTAAATAAAAAATATTACGGTGACGCGATTGTTAGTGACGAGGAAATTGGTTTGGAGTGGGCACGTATTCCTCACTTCTATATGAATTATTATGTCTATCAATACGCAACAGGTTATAGCGCGGCTGTAGCGCTCAGTAAGCAGATTCTAGAAGAGGGAGAGCCTGCAGTAGAACGTTATATTACAAACTTCTTGAAGGCAGGTTCATCCGATTATCCTATTGAAGTACTTAAAAAAGCAGGTGTCGATATGACGTCTGACAAGCCGATTGAAGAAGCTTGCCGAGTATTTGAAGCACGATTGGATGAGCTGGAACATCTACTAGCAAAAAGGGGATAA
- a CDS encoding DsbA family protein, producing the protein MNYLTVIDDTLHYSASVKPIELYVFLDPYCKDCWSLQPMLRKMQVQYDHYFTLRIALRTPMTKLNPPALIDPNDAQSTKRSNPCFPNIAVKAAEFQGKRAGFRYLSCLLEYSFLKKRDVASYSVLIEIAARINLDVDEFIADFTSEETSRALQIDTYLGNEMEVDEAPTFVFFNSNIEDEGLKVSGLYDYAIYEQILEELIGGQLLPEMPPSIDSLFNRFDLLTTTEIAEMCHVTEKEAERELKKRLLKQEIERIPFQDRTLWRKKQPNCSLIK; encoded by the coding sequence GTGAACTATCTAACTGTTATTGATGATACGTTACACTACTCTGCTTCAGTAAAGCCCATTGAACTCTATGTATTTCTAGATCCTTATTGTAAGGATTGTTGGTCACTGCAACCGATGCTACGTAAAATGCAAGTCCAATACGATCATTATTTTACGTTACGTATTGCGTTGAGAACACCTATGACAAAACTGAATCCACCTGCTTTGATTGATCCGAATGATGCGCAATCCACCAAGCGGTCAAATCCTTGTTTTCCTAATATTGCGGTAAAAGCTGCTGAGTTCCAAGGTAAGAGAGCTGGATTCCGTTACTTGTCTTGTTTACTAGAGTATTCCTTTTTGAAAAAGCGTGACGTCGCATCCTATTCAGTACTCATTGAAATTGCTGCACGCATTAATTTAGACGTAGATGAATTTATCGCAGATTTTACTTCTGAAGAAACATCACGTGCTTTGCAAATCGATACGTATTTAGGTAACGAAATGGAAGTGGATGAAGCACCAACTTTCGTCTTCTTCAACAGCAACATTGAAGACGAAGGACTGAAAGTGAGCGGTCTCTACGACTATGCAATCTACGAACAAATTTTAGAAGAGCTAATCGGTGGACAACTTTTACCAGAGATGCCTCCTTCTATTGACTCTTTGTTCAACCGCTTCGATCTACTCACAACGACAGAAATCGCGGAAATGTGTCACGTGACAGAAAAAGAAGCTGAACGCGAGTTAAAGAAACGCCTACTGAAACAAGAAATCGAACGAATTCCATTTCAGGATCGTACGTTATGGCGAAAAAAGCAACCTAATTGTTCACTAATTAAATAG
- a CDS encoding globin, producing the protein MTRKPVIPFEEIGEKKLHELIDIFYAKVAVHPDLIPIFPDDLSETIRKQKQFQTQYLGGPNLFTEEHGHPMMKARHNPFPITPTRAEAWLACMAEAMDDVGLEGPLRDVYYKRLVLTANHMVNRNEEEDQ; encoded by the coding sequence ATGACTCGAAAACCTGTCATCCCTTTTGAGGAGATCGGCGAGAAAAAGTTACATGAACTAATTGATATATTTTATGCAAAAGTGGCTGTTCACCCAGATCTCATTCCAATATTCCCTGATGATTTATCCGAAACCATTAGGAAGCAAAAACAATTTCAAACACAATATCTAGGTGGACCCAATTTGTTCACTGAAGAGCACGGACATCCTATGATGAAAGCTCGACATAACCCTTTCCCTATAACACCTACACGCGCAGAAGCATGGCTAGCTTGCATGGCTGAGGCAATGGACGACGTAGGACTGGAGGGTCCACTTCGGGATGTCTACTATAAACGCCTTGTCTTAACAGCCAACCATATGGTAAATAGGAACGAGGAGGAAGATCAGTGA
- a CDS encoding lytic transglycosylase domain-containing protein, which translates to MNLDLINTRLLLEINTLQTLGAVQSFGNHPSTSSNEFQMMLTHLLEGNQISPEFVKPSEQLFSQGTPFIPFGIATNPVEENSATSPATSSPGTNNLYADIIKQAADKYQLPEKLIAAVIKQESNFKSNAKSHAGAAGLMQLMPGTAKYLGVSDPMDPKQNIMGGAKYLRKMLNQFGSNEMALAAYNAGPGNVKKYGGIPPFKETQNYVRKVMSYYQQMV; encoded by the coding sequence ATGAATCTTGACCTCATTAACACTCGGTTACTCCTTGAAATCAATACATTGCAAACTCTTGGAGCGGTTCAGTCCTTTGGTAATCATCCATCGACTAGCTCCAATGAATTCCAAATGATGCTTACACACTTGTTAGAAGGCAATCAAATAAGCCCTGAATTCGTAAAACCATCCGAACAACTATTCAGCCAAGGAACCCCATTCATACCGTTCGGAATAGCCACAAATCCAGTTGAAGAAAATAGCGCTACATCACCCGCCACTTCGTCACCAGGAACTAACAATCTATACGCAGACATCATCAAACAAGCTGCTGACAAATATCAACTACCGGAAAAGCTAATTGCCGCTGTCATTAAACAAGAATCCAACTTTAAAAGCAATGCAAAAAGTCACGCAGGCGCAGCCGGACTCATGCAACTAATGCCGGGCACAGCCAAATATCTCGGTGTTTCCGACCCTATGGATCCAAAGCAAAACATCATGGGCGGAGCCAAATACTTGCGCAAGATGCTCAACCAATTCGGCTCAAACGAAATGGCACTTGCGGCTTATAATGCCGGACCGGGGAACGTAAAAAAATACGGAGGCATCCCCCCTTTCAAAGAAACCCAGAACTATGTGAGAAAAGTCATGAGCTACTACCAGCAAATGGTTTAA
- a CDS encoding NAD kinase, whose amino-acid sequence MKFTIQSRNDEISNKLMKEARVYLRDFGLKYDEEEPDIVLSIGGDGTLLHAFHKYIHRLDKTSFVGIHTGHLGFYADWKPSEIEKLVILIARQEYEVIEYPLIEVTINYRHSEKSASYLALNESTVKSPEVTLVMDVELNGEHFERFRGDGLCMSTPSGSTAYSKSLGGAIIHPSLPSMQLTEMASINNRVFRTVGSPLILPDHHICTLTPVKGPDFMVTVDHLQLLHKDVKSIEYKVSNEKMGFARFRPFPFWKRVEESFVASDLIYEREDDEKKK is encoded by the coding sequence ATGAAATTCACAATTCAGTCGCGAAATGACGAAATATCCAATAAGCTAATGAAAGAAGCACGCGTGTATTTACGCGATTTCGGTTTGAAATACGATGAAGAAGAGCCGGATATTGTCTTATCCATCGGTGGGGATGGAACGCTGTTACATGCTTTCCATAAATACATACACCGCTTGGATAAGACATCATTTGTGGGTATTCATACGGGACACTTAGGATTTTATGCAGATTGGAAACCGTCTGAAATAGAGAAATTGGTAATTTTGATCGCTAGACAAGAGTATGAAGTCATCGAGTATCCTTTGATTGAAGTGACGATTAACTATCGTCATTCTGAAAAAAGTGCATCCTATTTAGCGTTAAATGAATCCACAGTTAAGTCACCTGAAGTGACGTTAGTGATGGATGTTGAACTAAATGGAGAACATTTTGAACGCTTTAGAGGAGACGGACTTTGCATGTCAACACCATCTGGTTCAACTGCGTATAGTAAATCTCTTGGTGGCGCGATTATCCACCCTTCATTGCCATCTATGCAATTGACGGAAATGGCCTCTATTAATAATCGTGTATTCCGTACAGTCGGATCTCCACTCATTTTACCGGATCATCACATCTGTACATTGACACCTGTAAAAGGTCCTGACTTCATGGTAACAGTCGATCATTTGCAGCTCCTTCATAAAGATGTTAAATCTATTGAATACAAAGTATCCAATGAAAAAATGGGCTTTGCACGCTTCCGTCCTTTCCCATTCTGGAAACGTGTGGAAGAATCATTCGTAGCGAGTGATTTAATCTATGAACGTGAAGATGATGAAAAGAAAAAATAA
- a CDS encoding RluA family pseudouridine synthase, whose amino-acid sequence MNVKMMKRKNNTLFQLQFVVKESGLLREFLAQHDISKTTLTAIKYRGGEILVNGQSQNVRHTLQPHDQVTVVFPPEQVSEGLTPQEGVLSILYEDETLLVLDKPAGQSTIPSRNHPSGTLANFVCGKFEREGILSTAHMVTRLDTDTSGIICVAKNRHIHHLLSKQMAQDLFERQYTAFAEGIMTTPFVTIEQPIGRKEGSIIERIVREDGQYSKTDVSVQAHYHNEADDFSVIDLTLHTGRTHQIRAHMQWLGHPLVGDDLYGANSNLFPRQALHCSGVSLLHPITKERMHFTSPLPEDMKYYLRQSQQVYGFSQQQQLC is encoded by the coding sequence ATGAACGTGAAGATGATGAAAAGAAAAAATAATACGTTGTTTCAATTACAATTCGTTGTGAAGGAAAGTGGATTGCTTCGTGAATTTTTGGCGCAGCATGACATTTCTAAAACGACATTAACAGCTATTAAATATCGCGGCGGAGAGATTCTGGTGAATGGACAGTCTCAAAACGTGCGACATACGTTGCAGCCACATGATCAAGTGACAGTAGTATTTCCTCCAGAACAGGTAAGTGAGGGGTTGACTCCACAAGAAGGCGTTTTATCCATTTTATATGAAGATGAAACCCTTCTAGTGCTTGACAAACCGGCGGGACAAAGTACAATACCTTCTCGCAATCATCCTTCTGGAACGCTTGCGAATTTTGTCTGTGGGAAATTTGAAAGAGAAGGTATTCTTTCAACCGCTCATATGGTGACACGGCTTGATACGGATACATCAGGTATTATTTGTGTGGCAAAAAACCGCCATATTCATCATCTATTGAGCAAGCAGATGGCGCAAGATTTGTTTGAGCGTCAATACACAGCATTCGCAGAAGGTATCATGACAACACCTTTCGTGACGATCGAACAGCCAATTGGCAGAAAAGAAGGCAGTATTATTGAAAGAATTGTACGAGAAGATGGGCAATATTCAAAAACGGATGTATCGGTACAGGCCCATTATCATAATGAAGCAGATGATTTCTCCGTCATAGACTTGACGTTGCACACAGGCCGTACACATCAAATCCGTGCGCATATGCAATGGCTCGGTCATCCGCTTGTTGGGGATGATTTATACGGTGCAAACTCAAACCTATTTCCACGCCAAGCATTGCATTGTTCTGGCGTTAGCTTGCTTCATCCGATCACGAAAGAGAGAATGCATTTTACTAGTCCGTTGCCGGAAGATATGAAATACTATTTACGGCAAAGTCAGCAAGTGTACGGATTCTCTCAACAACAGCAACTCTGTTAA
- the mgtE gene encoding magnesium transporter: MTTQPEQVKSEIVLDVDKLRELLINEDIHSFRQEYLVLHPYDRATFYEEVGAELRELMYFYLSPKELAEVFETSEIEEDEYEEFLEEMDATYAAEMISYMFVDNAVDVLKELDKKKVVSYLTLMDKEAAIQIKALLHYEEYTAGSIMTTEFVTVSENSTVRSAMTILRSEAPSAETIYYIFVVDEFQRLTGVVSLRDLIIADEDTLIRSIMSDRVVSVSVSDDQEDVARTIQDYDFLAVPVVDFQQHILGIITVDDIIDVIDEEASDDYSKLAGVSTMDTFDKNPFSAAKKRIPWLLILLILGMLTANLIDLFTETISQVALLAAFIPLIAGTAGNSGTQSLAVAVRGIATRDIEDESKIKLLIREAGTGIITGVICAIFVVLLIFIWKHELVIALLVGAAMMVSIFVATISGSFIPLFMHKLKVDPAVASGPFITTLNDVISVVIYLGLATVFLSSL; this comes from the coding sequence ATGACTACTCAACCAGAACAAGTGAAAAGTGAAATTGTTTTGGATGTAGATAAATTGCGAGAATTGCTGATTAACGAAGATATCCATTCGTTCAGACAGGAATATCTAGTACTACATCCATATGATCGAGCGACTTTTTATGAAGAAGTTGGTGCAGAGCTTCGGGAATTGATGTATTTTTATCTATCACCAAAAGAACTTGCAGAAGTATTTGAAACAAGTGAAATTGAAGAAGATGAATATGAAGAGTTCCTTGAGGAGATGGACGCGACATATGCCGCAGAGATGATTTCATACATGTTTGTGGATAATGCGGTTGATGTCCTGAAAGAACTAGATAAAAAGAAAGTCGTCAGCTATCTAACGTTGATGGATAAAGAAGCAGCGATTCAAATTAAAGCATTACTACACTATGAGGAATATACAGCCGGTTCGATCATGACGACAGAATTCGTCACGGTTTCTGAGAATTCAACTGTTCGGTCCGCGATGACTATTTTGCGTAGTGAAGCACCAAGCGCTGAGACGATTTATTATATATTTGTTGTAGATGAATTTCAGCGTTTAACTGGAGTCGTTTCGTTACGTGACTTAATTATTGCGGATGAAGACACACTCATTCGTTCCATCATGAGTGATCGTGTCGTGAGCGTGTCTGTTTCCGATGACCAGGAAGACGTTGCTCGCACGATTCAAGACTATGACTTCTTGGCTGTACCGGTTGTCGACTTCCAGCAACATATTTTAGGGATTATCACAGTAGATGACATTATTGATGTTATCGATGAAGAAGCATCGGATGACTATTCTAAGCTTGCCGGCGTCTCGACAATGGATACATTTGATAAGAACCCATTCTCTGCTGCAAAAAAACGGATTCCGTGGCTCCTGATTTTATTGATACTCGGAATGTTGACAGCAAACTTAATTGATTTATTTACCGAAACGATTTCTCAAGTTGCCCTATTGGCAGCGTTTATCCCATTAATCGCCGGAACTGCCGGAAATAGTGGGACACAGTCACTGGCTGTTGCGGTTCGTGGTATTGCAACGCGTGATATTGAAGACGAAAGTAAGATCAAGTTACTAATACGAGAAGCGGGTACTGGAATTATTACAGGTGTAATTTGTGCGATTTTCGTAGTCTTATTGATCTTTATTTGGAAACATGAATTAGTTATTGCTTTACTTGTAGGAGCAGCCATGATGGTTTCCATTTTCGTTGCCACTATTTCAGGTTCATTTATCCCATTATTTATGCATAAACTTAAAGTGGACCCGGCTGTTGCCTCAGGACCATTTATTACCACTCTTAACGACGTAATCAGTGTCGTCATATATTTAGGCCTTGCGACAGTATTCCTTAGTTCTTTATGA
- a CDS encoding CotY/CotZ family spore coat protein codes for MGCEKKDSKHGGCHKSNCICEVVRFIQRVQNTSPEVDCVECDTDCFMTPLGSLVSPVRGRVNTRVFSLLTGNGDYFKAVFRGGKRKYYPKMTAEESLTHHNSTSHKHTSCVSVFFRVQTVFDSCCATIQVLQPLYDGKPFDITTDGKICYEKICKVNGFGPTNTCLTVDLSCFCGVQCIDDVFIDFCDEG; via the coding sequence GTGGGATGTGAAAAAAAAGACAGCAAACATGGTGGCTGTCATAAGTCGAATTGTATTTGTGAAGTAGTACGTTTTATCCAGCGCGTCCAGAATACAAGTCCAGAGGTGGATTGTGTAGAGTGTGACACCGATTGTTTCATGACGCCGCTTGGCAGCTTAGTCAGCCCAGTTAGAGGCCGTGTCAACACACGCGTGTTCAGTTTGCTGACGGGTAACGGAGACTATTTCAAAGCAGTATTCCGAGGCGGAAAACGTAAGTATTACCCTAAAATGACGGCAGAAGAGTCATTGACTCATCACAACTCAACATCACATAAGCATACGAGCTGTGTTTCCGTATTTTTCCGGGTACAGACAGTGTTTGATTCTTGCTGCGCTACCATTCAAGTATTGCAGCCTTTGTATGACGGAAAGCCGTTCGATATTACTACAGACGGAAAGATCTGTTATGAGAAGATTTGTAAGGTGAATGGTTTCGGACCTACGAATACGTGTTTGACAGTTGATTTAAGCTGTTTCTGCGGCGTTCAGTGTATCGATGATGTGTTTATCGATTTCTGCGACGAAGGTTGA
- the spoVAC gene encoding stage V sporulation protein AC, which translates to MQQEKYAQIEKELSPKPPIMKNVIKAFLVGGTICLIGQFIALFYITYFDFTERTASNPTVATMIFIAMLLTGFGLYKKIAQFGGAGAAVPITGFGNAVVSTAIEHKSEGYVLGVGGNMFKLAGSVILFGVFSAFVVALIKTILVKFGVASW; encoded by the coding sequence ATGCAACAGGAAAAGTATGCCCAAATAGAGAAAGAATTATCACCTAAACCACCGATTATGAAAAATGTCATTAAAGCTTTCTTGGTAGGTGGTACGATTTGTTTGATTGGACAGTTCATTGCGCTATTTTATATTACGTACTTTGATTTTACGGAGCGTACAGCAAGTAATCCGACTGTTGCCACGATGATTTTTATAGCCATGTTGTTAACGGGGTTTGGATTATATAAAAAGATTGCTCAATTTGGTGGAGCAGGAGCCGCTGTACCGATTACAGGATTCGGGAATGCCGTTGTCTCGACCGCTATTGAACATAAGTCAGAAGGGTATGTACTAGGTGTTGGTGGAAATATGTTTAAATTAGCTGGTTCAGTTATTTTATTTGGGGTCTTTTCAGCATTCGTCGTCGCGCTGATCAAGACGATTTTAGTGAAATTTGGTGTAGCTTCATGGTGA
- a CDS encoding stage V sporulation protein AD encodes MVKKGVLTFQSKPSLYATGVTAGPLEKKKSVFAQQFDKLYEDERCNLQTNEDGHRKLMYDAVLIALSKAKKQPEKIDFLLTGDLVNQMTPSNFTAQALAIPYMGLFSACATSVSSMITAALLAEAKQANWIIAGSSSQHNAVERQFRYPIEYGSQKGATSQWTVTAAGAVLIGQHKPGTPVITCATVGKVIDMGMTDPLNMGSAMAPAAIDTLMNHLTGHSRTIDDYDTIITGDLGSNGFNIFKALANENGLPHTKNFRDAGEEFYGNDPSFNAGASGSGCSSAVFLSDVYQKLLTREYKQVLLLATGALLSPLSFQQGDTIPCIAHAIELSMEEVPAE; translated from the coding sequence ATGGTGAAAAAAGGAGTTTTAACGTTTCAATCCAAGCCGAGTCTCTATGCAACAGGTGTAACAGCAGGCCCATTGGAAAAAAAGAAAAGCGTGTTTGCGCAACAATTCGACAAATTGTATGAAGATGAGCGTTGTAACTTGCAGACAAATGAAGACGGTCATAGGAAATTAATGTATGATGCGGTGTTGATTGCACTCAGTAAAGCAAAGAAACAGCCTGAGAAGATTGATTTTTTATTGACAGGTGACTTGGTCAATCAGATGACACCCTCTAATTTTACAGCCCAAGCATTGGCTATACCGTATATGGGTTTATTTTCGGCTTGTGCTACTTCTGTCAGTTCTATGATTACTGCGGCTCTACTCGCAGAAGCCAAACAAGCAAACTGGATCATTGCGGGATCTTCTAGTCAACATAACGCAGTAGAACGACAGTTTCGTTATCCAATTGAGTATGGCTCGCAAAAAGGCGCAACATCACAGTGGACAGTCACAGCGGCTGGTGCAGTATTGATTGGACAACATAAACCAGGCACTCCAGTGATTACCTGTGCTACTGTAGGTAAAGTGATAGATATGGGGATGACGGATCCGTTGAATATGGGGTCTGCGATGGCCCCTGCCGCGATTGATACATTAATGAATCATTTAACGGGACATAGTAGGACGATTGATGATTACGACACGATTATCACAGGAGACTTAGGAAGTAATGGTTTCAATATTTTTAAAGCGTTAGCAAATGAAAACGGTTTACCGCATACGAAAAACTTTCGAGATGCCGGAGAAGAGTTTTATGGAAATGATCCGTCCTTTAATGCGGGAGCAAGTGGATCTGGCTGTTCATCCGCTGTGTTTTTGTCCGATGTCTATCAAAAATTGCTGACAAGAGAGTATAAGCAGGTTTTATTGTTGGCAACCGGTGCTCTACTATCTCCGTTGTCGTTTCAACAAGGGGATACGATTCCGTGTATTGCTCATGCGATTGAATTGTCGATGGAAGAGGTGCCGGCAGAATGA
- the spoVAE gene encoding stage V sporulation protein AE: MISIYITAFIVGGLICVIGQLLMDVAKLTPAHTLVSLVVAGSVLDGIGWYEPFIDFAGAGATIPITSFGNALTHGALAEAEKHGLIGVVTGMFEVTSSGISAAIIFGLIGALLFTSKGSV; the protein is encoded by the coding sequence ATGATATCTATATACATCACTGCGTTTATAGTAGGTGGCTTGATTTGTGTCATTGGGCAATTACTAATGGATGTCGCCAAATTAACGCCTGCCCATACATTAGTTTCGTTGGTTGTAGCAGGGTCGGTGCTGGATGGCATCGGCTGGTATGAACCATTTATTGATTTTGCGGGTGCTGGCGCTACAATTCCCATTACGTCATTCGGTAACGCGTTGACACATGGCGCATTGGCGGAAGCGGAAAAACATGGTCTGATCGGTGTGGTAACTGGAATGTTCGAAGTGACAAGTTCGGGAATCAGTGCAGCAATCATCTTTGGACTAATCGGTGCGTTGCTCTTTACGTCAAAAGGAAGTGTCTAA